A part of Carassius auratus strain Wakin unplaced genomic scaffold, ASM336829v1 scaf_tig00216964, whole genome shotgun sequence genomic DNA contains:
- the LOC113099561 gene encoding NLR family CARD domain-containing protein 3-like has protein sequence MDVSVRKNPAMDVSDLCREEDSSVESSLCQNESPEPSCVSIKSDASMGRPLDFSSRDTSADLSQKHKGPKSQTAKKNLDSIFKELEHKIISELKSFKRLLSPDYPECSERDRSDDEGHNRVREGLLKITLLLLRKMNQTDLADTLQTKLMPVYQQKLRSRLQDKYQRLSEGLSNHGDSTRLNEIYTELYITEGGSGEVNNEHEVRQIETVSRRPETQETPINCNDIFKPSPGQDKPTRTVLTKGVAGIGKTVSVQKFILDWTEGKANQDVHFIFPLPFRELNLIQKHLSLVDLLNHLHPETKELKSAEYEDFKVMFIFDGLDECRLRLDFQNSRSLSDVTESASVDVLLTNIIKGNLLPSALLWITSRPAAANQIPPECVHQVTEVRGFNDPQKEEYFRKRINDPSLAERIVTHIRSSRSLFIMCHIPVFCWISAAVLERMMGKAESAEIPKTLTQMFTYFLIFQTKLKTQKYDGKYEINPDQARKTILSLGKLAFEQLEKGNLIFYEEDLKESGIDVREVSVYSGVCTQIFREESGLQLGKVFSFVHLSIQEFLAALFKLLSFSEQNTGLRNVFRSPMISLLKREVDKALQSENGHWDLFLRFLLGLSLESNQTLLQGVLRKTVSSSHINQETAAYIKQKIRENPSPEKSINLFHCLNELNDRSLEQEVQTYLSRTGNHRLSGVSLSAAQWSALVFVLLNSEEDLDEFKLSKYDRSEECLLRLLPVIKASRKIK, from the exons ATGGATGTGTCTGTGAGGAAAAACCCAGCGATGGATGTTTCAGATCTCTGCAGAGAGGAAGACTCTTCTGTTGAGTCCAG tctgtgtcaGAATGAATCTCCtgaacccagctgtgtgtccatcAAGAGTGACGCGTCAATGGGTCGACCACTTGATTTCAGCTCGAGAGACACATCTGCTGATCTGAG TCAAAAACATAAAGGACCGAAATCACAAACAGCAAAGAAGAACTTAGACTCCATTTTTAAG GagcttgagcacaaaatcatctCTGAGTTAAAAAGCTTTAAGAGACTACTGAGTCCAGATTACCCAGAATGCTCTGAAAGAGACCGTTCTGATGATGAGGGTCATAACAGAGTCAGAGAGGGTCTTCTGAAGATCACACTGCTCCTCCTGaggaagatgaaccagacagaccTCGCTGACACACTACAGACCA AACTGATGCCTGTGTATCAACAAAAACTGAGATCCAGACTACAGGATAAATATCAGAGACTCAGTGAAGGACTGTCCAATCATGGAGACTCAACACGtctgaatgagatctacacagagctctacatcacagagggaggcagtggagaggtcaataatgaacatgaggtgagacagattgagacagtGTCCAGGAGACCAGAGACACAGGAGACACCAATCAACTGCAACGACATATTTAAACCctcacctggacaagacaaacCCACCAGAACTGTGCTGACTAAAGGAGTCGCTGGgattggaaaaacagtctctgtgcagaagttcattctggactggactgaaggaaaagccaatcaggacgttcatttcatatttccacttcctttcagggAGCTGAACTTGATACAGAAACATCTCAGTCTTGTAGATCTTCTAAACCACCTTCACCCAGAAACCAAAGAATTAAAGTCAGCAGAATATGAGGACTTCAAAGTCATGTTCatatttgatggtctggatgagtgtcgACTGCGTCTAGATTTCCAAAACAGTCGGAGCTTGTCTGATGTGACAGAATCAGCTTCAGTGGATGTGCTGCTGACCAACATCATCAAGGGGAACCTActtccttctgctctcctctGGATCACCTctcgaccagcagcagccaatcagatccctcctGAGTGTGTCCACCAGGTCACAGAGGTACGAGGATTCAACgaccctcagaaggaggaatatttcaggaagagaataaaTGATCCGAGTCTGGCTGAGAGAATCGTCACACACATCCGATCATCAAGAAGTCTGTtcatcatgtgtcacatcccagtcttctgctggatttcagccgctgttctggagaGGATGATGGGTAAAGCAGAGAGTGCAGAGATCCCCAAGACTCTCACACAGATGTTCACATACTTCCTGATCTTTCAGACCAAACTGAAGACACAGAAGTATGATGGGAAATATGAAATCAATCCTGATCAGGCTAGAAAGACTATTCTGTCTCTAGGAAAACTGGCTTTTGAACAGCTGGAAAAAGGGAACCTGATCTTCTACGAGGAGGACCTGAAAGAGAGCGGCATTGATGTCAGAGAAGTGTCCGTGTACTCAGGAGTTTGTAcccagatcttcagagaggagtctggacTGCAGCTGGGGAAGGTGTtcagctttgttcatctgagtATTCAGGAGTTTCTTGCTGCTTTATTCAAGCTGCTGTCCTTTTCTGAACAAAACACAGGACTGAGGAATGTgttcaggtcaccaatgatcagTTTACTGAAGAGAGAAGTGGACAAGGCCTTACAGAGTGAGAACGGACACTGGGATCTTTTCCTCCGGTTCCTTCTCGGTCTCTCTCTAGAGTCTAATCAGACTCTCTTACAAGGCGTCCTGAGAAAGACAGTAAGCAGCTCTCATATCAATCAGGAAACAGCTGCATACATCAAACAGAAGATCAGGGAGAATCCCTCTCCAgagaaatccatcaatctgttccactgtctgaatgaactgaatgatcGTTCACTAGAGCAGGAAGTACAAACATACCTGAGCAGAACAGGTAACCATCGTCTCTCTGGAGTCTCTCTGTCTGCTGCTCAGTGGTCGGCTCTGGTGTTTGTGCTGTTGAACTCAGAAGAAGATCTGGATGAGTTTAAACTGAGTAAATATGATCGATCAGAAGAATGTCTTCTGAGGCTGCTGCCAGTGATCAAAGCATCTAGAAAGATTAAGTGA